A stretch of Fusobacterium sp. DNA encodes these proteins:
- a CDS encoding MATE family efflux transporter, with product MKNTEIDLTTGKVSAQLIKFAVPLFIANLLQAFYNIADMVIVGRIVGSRGVVAISNTSMLCFIINSICIGITLGGTVLMAQYRGKKNNESCKEVINSIFFLIIIISIAVTVLGMLTCRYVFILLRVPEEALQESIEYMNIIYLGSIFVFGYNSVSSIMKGIGDSQKPLYFVLTAAILNIGLDFFLVGSMNMGIKGAAVATIISQGVSFLLAILYLKRYENIFEFSFKYVKKEVIKNVLKIGISAALQMIIINIAYLIMTGLFNGYGMIISAASGIGLKINTFAGMPCWAVGQTVTAMTGQNIGAGKIKRVKEVVKTGVKISFLLTLMMVIFVQLTAERLVMIFEKENQTIITEGVKYLRICCSVNSLIYSAMYIYDSFTIGVGNSFLAMLNSFLDSIIIKLFLSFLFTYFLSYGVNSLYISQAVSPIIPAVIGWLYYKKENWKDKIEII from the coding sequence ATGAAAAATACAGAAATAGATCTAACAACAGGAAAAGTATCTGCACAATTGATAAAATTTGCTGTGCCATTATTTATAGCAAATTTACTACAGGCATTTTATAATATTGCAGATATGGTAATAGTAGGAAGAATAGTAGGGAGCAGAGGTGTTGTAGCCATAAGCAATACTTCAATGCTGTGTTTTATAATAAATTCAATATGTATTGGAATAACTTTAGGTGGAACTGTATTAATGGCACAATATAGAGGAAAGAAAAATAATGAGAGTTGTAAAGAAGTTATAAACTCAATATTTTTCCTTATAATAATTATATCCATAGCAGTTACAGTATTAGGAATGCTGACATGCAGATATGTATTTATTTTGCTTAGAGTACCTGAGGAAGCATTACAAGAGTCCATAGAATACATGAATATAATTTATCTGGGAAGCATATTTGTTTTTGGTTATAATAGTGTGAGTTCGATAATGAAAGGAATAGGGGATTCACAAAAACCTTTATATTTTGTTTTAACAGCAGCAATCTTGAATATAGGATTGGATTTTTTCCTAGTAGGAAGTATGAATATGGGGATTAAAGGAGCAGCAGTTGCTACAATTATTTCTCAAGGAGTCTCTTTTTTATTGGCAATATTATATTTAAAAAGATATGAAAATATATTTGAATTTTCTTTTAAGTATGTAAAAAAAGAAGTGATAAAAAATGTTCTAAAAATTGGTATATCAGCAGCTCTACAGATGATCATAATCAATATAGCATATTTGATAATGACTGGGTTATTTAATGGATATGGAATGATAATATCTGCTGCTTCAGGAATTGGATTGAAAATAAATACTTTTGCAGGAATGCCCTGTTGGGCAGTGGGACAGACAGTTACAGCTATGACAGGGCAGAATATAGGGGCTGGGAAAATAAAAAGAGTTAAAGAAGTGGTGAAAACTGGAGTAAAAATTAGTTTTTTGCTGACATTGATGATGGTTATATTTGTTCAATTAACTGCTGAGAGATTGGTAATGATATTTGAAAAAGAGAATCAAACTATAATAACAGAGGGAGTAAAATATTTGAGAATCTGCTGTTCAGTAAATAGTTTGATATATTCAGCAATGTATATTTATGATTCTTTTACAATAGGTGTAGGAAATTCTTTTTTAGCAATGTTGAATTCTTTTCTTGATTCAATAATTATAAAGTTATTTTTAAGTTTTCTTTTTACTTATTTTCTTTCATATGGGGTAAATAGTCTATATATAAGCCAGGCAGTTTCTCCTATAATTCCAGCAGTAATAGGATGGCTGTATTATAAAAAAGAAAATTGGAAAGATAAAATAGAAATAATATAA
- the pcp gene encoding pyroglutamyl-peptidase I: MKVLITGFDPFGGEKVNPAWEAVRALPDNIDGIEVIKLQIPTVFKKSAKKLFENIDSVKPDVVICVGQAGGRYEFCVERVAINLDDGRIPDNEGYQPVDTPVFEDGDTAYFTSLPIKGMVEELKKASIPAAVSNTAGTYVCNHIMYSLLYYLNKNKLNNIRGGFIHVPYIPEQVIDKKNTPYMELSRITKALEVSIKAVKTYQKDIVVSGGKEF, from the coding sequence ATGAAAGTATTAATAACTGGTTTTGATCCATTTGGAGGAGAAAAAGTAAATCCTGCATGGGAGGCAGTAAGAGCTTTACCTGATAATATTGATGGAATAGAAGTAATAAAACTTCAAATTCCAACTGTATTCAAAAAATCAGCGAAAAAATTATTTGAAAATATAGATTCTGTAAAGCCTGATGTAGTAATATGTGTAGGTCAGGCAGGAGGAAGATATGAATTTTGTGTAGAAAGAGTAGCTATAAATTTAGATGATGGAAGAATACCTGATAATGAGGGATATCAACCAGTAGATACTCCTGTATTTGAAGATGGAGATACGGCATACTTTACTTCTCTTCCAATAAAAGGAATGGTGGAAGAATTGAAAAAAGCTTCTATCCCAGCAGCAGTATCTAATACAGCAGGAACATATGTGTGCAATCACATTATGTATTCTCTATTATATTATTTAAATAAAAATAAATTAAATAATATTAGAGGTGGATTTATTCATGTTCCATATATACCTGAACAAGTAATAGATAAGAAAAATACACCATATATGGAATTATCAAGAATTACAAAAGCTTTAGAAGTATCAATAAAAGCAGTTAAAACTTATCAAAAAGATATAGTTGTATCTGGTGGAAAAGAATTCTAA
- a CDS encoding DUF969 domain-containing protein — protein sequence MIKLIGVLIILLGFVLKFDTIAVVLIAGVATGLVADMGFIEILEVLGKAFVSTRYMTLLLLTLAVVGILERNGLRERAAKCISELKGATSGKVLSIYVVIRTIAAAFSLRLSGHVQFIRPLIYPMVKGAAEKEGTVDAKTDEKLKALATSMENYGNFYGQNVFIASSGVLLIVGTLKELGITNVEPYAVAKCSIPVAVISIVVSIIRNYMFDKSLRNTKR from the coding sequence ATGATTAAGTTAATAGGAGTATTGATAATACTTTTAGGATTTGTGTTAAAATTTGATACTATAGCTGTTGTACTTATAGCTGGAGTAGCAACAGGTTTAGTTGCAGACATGGGATTTATTGAAATTCTTGAAGTACTGGGAAAAGCTTTTGTAAGTACAAGATACATGACTCTTCTTCTTTTAACATTAGCAGTAGTTGGAATTTTAGAAAGAAATGGACTTAGAGAAAGAGCAGCAAAATGTATTTCTGAATTAAAAGGAGCTACTAGTGGAAAGGTTTTGAGTATTTATGTTGTTATAAGAACAATAGCAGCAGCATTTTCACTCAGATTAAGTGGTCATGTACAATTTATTAGACCTCTTATTTATCCAATGGTAAAAGGAGCAGCAGAAAAAGAGGGAACAGTAGATGCTAAAACTGATGAAAAATTGAAAGCTCTTGCTACAAGTATGGAAAACTATGGAAACTTCTATGGGCAAAATGTATTTATAGCCTCATCAGGTGTACTATTAATAGTTGGAACTCTTAAAGAACTAGGAATTACAAATGTTGAACCTTATGCTGTAGCAAAATGTAGTATTCCAGTTGCAGTAATTTCAATAGTTGTTTCTATTATAAGAAACTATATGTTTGATAAGAGTTTGAGAAATACTAAGAGATAA
- a CDS encoding DUF979 domain-containing protein yields the protein MKETINLILEIMYVICGVISILCGIYALRDQKNDKRIGSAAFWIIFGLVFILGPYIKPVIVGASLLVMGLITATKNIKIGSLANSSEEFREKQAAKLGNLIFFPALSIGIVAFAIAQFTPLGGLVGLGGGALAALVISLIVTKESPAMIPHESSRILQQMGATVILPQLLGALGSVFAKAGVGEVIASLMGGVIPDGNRLFGVIGYCVAMAVFTMIMGNAFAAFAVITAGIGVPFVINLGANPALVGALGLTAGYCGTLMTPMAANFNIVPASILEMENKNSVIFVQAPIAIVMLIIHIIIMYLFAF from the coding sequence ATGAAAGAAACTATAAATTTAATTTTAGAAATAATGTATGTTATTTGTGGAGTAATTTCCATACTATGTGGAATATATGCTTTGAGAGATCAGAAAAATGATAAAAGAATTGGAAGTGCAGCGTTCTGGATAATCTTTGGACTTGTATTTATATTAGGGCCATATATAAAGCCAGTTATAGTAGGAGCTTCTCTTCTTGTAATGGGATTGATTACAGCTACTAAAAATATAAAAATAGGATCACTGGCAAACAGCAGTGAAGAATTTAGAGAAAAACAAGCAGCAAAATTAGGAAACCTTATATTTTTTCCTGCTTTATCAATAGGGATAGTAGCTTTTGCAATAGCTCAGTTCACTCCATTAGGGGGTCTTGTAGGGCTTGGAGGGGGAGCATTGGCTGCTCTTGTTATATCTCTAATAGTAACTAAAGAATCACCTGCTATGATACCTCATGAGTCTTCAAGAATATTACAGCAAATGGGAGCAACAGTTATTTTACCACAGCTTCTTGGAGCATTGGGATCTGTATTTGCTAAAGCTGGAGTAGGAGAAGTTATTGCTTCGTTAATGGGAGGAGTTATTCCAGATGGAAATAGATTGTTTGGAGTAATAGGATACTGTGTAGCTATGGCAGTGTTTACGATGATAATGGGAAATGCCTTTGCAGCTTTTGCAGTTATTACAGCAGGAATAGGAGTTCCATTTGTTATTAATTTAGGAGCTAATCCAGCACTAGTTGGAGCTTTGGGATTAACAGCAGGATACTGCGGAACTTTAATGACACCTATGGCAGCTAACTTTAATATTGTTCCAGCATCTATTTTGGAAATGGAAAACAAGAATAGTGTTATATTTGTTCAAGCTCCAATAGCTATAGTAATGCTTATAATCCATATTATTATAATGTATTTATTTGCTTTCTAA